Proteins encoded within one genomic window of Aspergillus nidulans FGSC A4 chromosome VII:
- a CDS encoding uncharacterized protein (transcript_id=CADANIAT00008255), which yields MFSPLTLAILAICIAVSSSLTVGCYPEDYQIVQNDLFDGLYSLKNDQISNLQPGTCERVVCNSNAAVYWCNDNEDRHAEVKSKQVGDAAWKIIHDCGISAHTLIYAAGVVVYPTKIRVVVIKDDECLDQH from the exons ATGTTTAGTCCCTTGACTCTGGCCATCCTGGCAATCTGCATCGCAGTGTCTTCCTCT CTCACCGTCGGCTGCTACCCGGAAGACTACCAGATCGTACAGAATGACCTCTTCGACGGCCTCTATTCCCTCAAAAATGACCAGATCAGCAACCTTCAGCCCGGTACCTGCGAGCGCGTTGTCTGCAACAGCAATGCCGCCGTTTACTGGTGCAACGAC AATGAAGATAGACATGCGGAGGTCAAATCCAAGCAGGTCGGGGATGCTGCGTGGAAAATCATCCATGATTGTGGAATAAGCGCCCATACCCTTATCTACGCCGCTGGCGTGGTGGTTTACCCGACCAAGATTAGAGTAGTGGTGATTAAGGATGATGAGTGTTTGGACCAACACTAG
- a CDS encoding protein mcdA (transcript_id=CADANIAT00008256) — protein MLAAQFARTPGRRVMTKLSSQNPILRPASFLINQHNSTRKRAMSSQPSATRTRALVDWASALQFTDLPPAVIARTKDFFVDTLACAVAGREHIAVKSMLEYSKIMGPADGKCELIGFPDVKTTPAFAALVNGGAAHVVEQDDLHNSSMMHPATIIYPTALAVAQDVGATGRDFITACVVGYEFACRAGEYLGKAHYEKFHTTATTGVLGAAATTAYLLRLDSDQFLSSIGTAGTQAAGLWQFLLDATHSKQVHTAQACAAGVFSAYTSASGLLGTSDILEGERGMGATLGNLTTTPEAIDRDLGRKWSVLESSFKWHASCRHTHPSADALIALMHDENVKYTDIESVTAYTYKAALDVLGLSGEGKTVHQSKFSMGFVLAVAAKKGTAGLTDFTEEALKDPELRELQGRVKMVLDEEIDAAFPEKWLGRVVVQTKDGRTLSRTVDVVKGDPGWTLTREEIESKALALAEYGRVKDLNAFKDAIQRIWRLEEQDKINRFSFS, from the exons ATGCTCGCCGCGCAATTCGCCCGAACTCCAGGCCGCCGAGTCATGACAAAGCTCTCCTCGCAAAATCCTATTCTTCGCCCTGCATCCTTCCTCATCAATCAACATAACAGCACTCGAAAACGTGCCATGTCCTCCCAGCCTTCAGCAACTCGCACGCGCGCCCTGGTAGACTGGGCAAGCGCCTTGCAGTTCACCGACCTACCACCCGCCGTCATTGCCCGCACAAAAGACTTTTTCGTGGATACTTTAGCCTGCGCCGTCGCAGGTCGCGAGCACATCGCCGTAAAATCCATGCTCGAGTACTCCAAGATAATGGGCCCAGCCGATGGAAAGTGCGAGCTTATCGGCTTTCCGGATGTCAAGACAACCCCGGCCTTTGCGGCGCTGGTGAACGGGGGCGCGGCGCACGTTGTTGAGCAGGATGATTTACATAATAGTAGTATGATGCACCCG GCGACGATCATCTATCCCACCGCACTAGCCGTAGCGCAGGATGTCGGCGCCACTGGTAGGGACTTCATCACTGCCTGTGTGGTGGGATACGAATTCGCCTGTCGGGCAGGTGAGTACCTCGGCAAAGCCCACTACGAG AAATTCCACACAACAGCGACAACAGGCGTGCTGGGCGCCGCTGCAACAACCGCCTACCTCCTCCGTCTGGACAGCGATCAatttctctcctccatcggCACCGCTGGAACCCAAGCAGCCGGGCTCTGGCAGTTCCTCCTTGATGCAACGCATTCAAAACAAGTACATACCGCGCAAGCCTGTGCGGCCGGTGTATTCTCCGCCTACACTTCCGCGTCCGGACTTCTAGGGACATCCGATATCCTCGAGGGCGAAAGAGGAATGGGCGCTACACTGGGGAATCTAACCACCACCCCTGAAGCAATCGACAGGGATCTCGGACGGAAATGGTCTGTGTTAGAGAGCAGCTTCAAATGGCACGCTTCTTGTCGCCACACACATCCGAGCGCCGATGCACTGATTGCGCTCATGCACGACGAGAACGTCAAATATACCGATATCGAATCCGTCACAGCATACACGTATAAAGCGGCGCTGGACGTGCTTGGACTTAGCGGGGAGGGAAAGACGGTGCACCAGAGTAAATTCAGTATGGGTTTCGTGTTGGCAGTCGCGGCGAAGAAAGGCACGGCGGGATTGACTGATTTTACGGAGGAGGCGCTGAAAGATCCTGAACTTCGGGAGCTGCAGGGCCGGGTGAAAATGGTACTTGACGAGGAGATCGACGCTGCGTTTCCGGAGAAATGGCTGGGGCGTGTTGTGGTGCAGACGAAGGACGGGAGGACGTTGAGTAGGACAGTGGACGTTGTGAAGGGGGATCCCGGGTGGACGTTGACAAG GGAGGAGATCGAGTCAAAGGCTTTGGCGCTGGCGGAGTATGGACGTGTGAAGGATCTGAATGCGTTCAAGGATGCGATTCAGAGAATATGGAGACTCGAGGAGCAGGATAAGATAAACCGATTCTCCTTTTCGTGA
- a CDS encoding glycosyltransferase family 32 protein (transcript_id=CADANIAT00008257), translated as MLTILINWHLLRKTHGPAVADARAQYPRIAKYIEGGKGSGGAWHLPSTWTETPNTPVNDVVAAAQLALNRSSNDPSGHLPHSNIPRIIHQTWRDTRFEKWRPKYQASVEKWLRVVEEEDIPYLFWDDAGVAQFMRTFEPNLEAEFYGLPSPVERSDVFRVLVCKWIGGVYVDMDTEPIRSPTEWIMPTDLIPWTDQKTSKLYHSTQAVNAIVGIEADTNPDTDTYWRMGYFFPIQLTQWAFAFAPHHPVLQIFIDRLHETIRLVTRDQQLLPESEQSGRGLDWVDPVNLTGPIAFTDSVRTYLGRKADLRWNALTGLHDDGKTKLVEDVLVLPITGFSPGSARFRNMGSKPVTDPSARLYHHAEGFVAALESESRDGQVLPHSVWAL; from the exons ATGCTCACAATCCTCATCAACTGGCATCTACTGCGGAAGACACATGGACCGGCTGTGGCTGATGCGCGGGCGCAATATCCACGGATCGCAAAGTACATAGAGGGTGGGAAGGGGAGCGGCGGTG CCTGGCATCTCCCGTCAACATGGACTGAAACCCCGAACACGCCCGTCAACGATGTCGTCGCAGCGGCGCAACTGGCTCTAAACCGCTCGAGCAACGACCCTTCCGGCCACCTTCCGCACTCCAACATCCCCCGGATCATCCATCAAACATGGAGAGATACCAGGTTCGAGAAATGGCGACCAAAGTACCAGGCGAGCGTGGAGAAATGGCTGCGCGTggtcgaagaggaggatatccCGTACCTATTTTGGGATGATGCCGGAGTCGCTCAATTCATGCGAACCTTTGAGCCGAATCTTGAGGCGGAATTCTACGGCCTGCCGAGTCCGGTTGAGCGCTCGGATGTATTTCGCGTGCTGGTTTGCAAGTGGATCGGTGGTGTT TACGTTGACATGGACACCGAGCCCATCCGGTCGCCTACTGAATGGATCATGCCCACCGACCTAATTCCCTGGACCGACCAGAAGACAAGCAAACTTTATCACTCTACGCAAGCtgtcaacgccatcgtcggcaTCGAAGCAGACACAAACCCTGACACTGACACCTACTGGCGCATGGGCTACTTCTTCCCCATCCAACTCACCCAGTGGGCATTCGCATTCGCGCCGCACCACCCCGTCCTACAAATCTTCATCGACCGGCTTCACGAGACCATCCGACTCGTCACAAGggatcagcagctgctgcccgAATCCGAGCAGAGCGGCCGCGGCCTGGACTGGGTCGACCCTGTGAACCTGACCGGCCCGATTGCATTCACCGACAGTGTGCGCACGTATCTGGGCCGGAAGGCTGATCTGCGTTGGAACGCGCTCACCGGACTGCATGACGACGGTAAGACAAAGCTGGTCGAGGACGTGCTTGTCCTTCCGATCACCGGCTTCAGCCCTGGCAGCGCGCGCTTCCGTAATATGGGCTCGAAGCCTGTCACTGATCCCTCGGCACGACTCTACCATCACGCCGAAGGGTTCGTGGCGGCATTGGAGTCTGAGAGTCGAGATGGGCAAGTTTTGCCGCACAGCGTTTGGGCTCTGTAA
- a CDS encoding protein ngn8 (transcript_id=CADANIAT00008258), which yields MATPTSTSIPPTIVRLPKSHTLIRPFTPTTSDIQSLARHANNPKIAQYMRNAFPSPYKHSDASSWITFTMSQSPTHDFCICLESTNTVIGAIGLKPRTDIQHCSMELGYWVGEEYWGRGIATEAVEEFVRWIFSRDEFAHVVRLDAEVFDGNEGSKRVLEKAGFVFEARRRCAVEKGGVVLDTFTYAVIRDDLKTFGAANPTRS from the coding sequence ATGGCGACCCCAACATCGACCTCAATACCGCCGACCATTGTCCGCCTGCCTAAATCTCACACTCTCATCCGCCCTTTCACCCCTACCACTTCCGATATCCAATCCCTCGCGCGCCATGCTAACAACCCTAAAATTGCACAATACATGCGCAACGCGTTCCCATCTCCATACAAACACTCGGACGCAAGCAGTTGGATAACATTCACTATGTCCCAGAGCCCCACGCACGACTTCTGCATTTGCCTTGAATCAACCAACACCGTTATCGGCGCTATAGGTCTCAAGCCACGTACGGACATCCAGCACTGCTCTATGGAGCTCGGGTACTGGGTGGGCGAAGAGTACTGGGGAAGGGGGATTGCCACTGAAGCAGTGGAGGAGTTTGTGCGGTGGATCTTTAGCCGGGATGAGTTTGCGCATGTGGTGAGACTTGATGCAGAAGTTTTTGATGGGAATGAAGGGAGTAAGAGAGTTCTCGAGAAGGCTGGATTTGTGTTTGAGGCGCGGAGGAGATGCGCTGTTGAGAAGGGAGGTGTGGTGCTGGATACATTTACTTATGCGGTTATAAGGGATGACCTAAAAACGTTTGGAGCTGCAAATCCGACACGCTCATGA
- a CDS encoding GIY-YIG nuclease family protein (transcript_id=CADANIAT00008259) — protein sequence MASAADHISTPTSSRESLSGTSTVVSTTPSPLAGTSELLEYVLPETPSPCASKLVRRAHKHASQSQRAIPYNRITKEFARLNRSPKFAELIQKACGEISPRETKEAVRGVPNEPSNEDNEHSGGKEDHHQETDGRQPMLPEKSTADDAHSSESARSPPPSPPSPSPPPSFTPKRRTIQEIFYDMEKVMRNSYKAEMGHAYILYDDLNQDPTFKLGSSTQIPQRMKSHKLKCRPSWRSIQRPAGIILAPMRLERLAQKELQNFKCDVQCHCGTGHTEYFWGSKDVGVEVLDFWSEWLQGKGKGELKDLEPYDRSGRLKDFWTDRLDLFQASINEYFRCGDSQCAESQEDARACQACLRAGWKRWAEPTRADELKYACRMSISSTTIRRIIQSTTSRSIFGISFLMFIVSLISHTVSAWQWISDPRVFLWVIPLRLGSSWIGPGGRLPDLASPRLLWILDMTLIIVCIYTRLQQDGAARFTFLVPHPSPNPSPGFKKAKGKKRPSLDAGDTLEQEGEVEDPAVGDVESSNGRIMKDSQSELGGHLECNAIGRS from the coding sequence ATGGCATCAGCAGCCGATCATATCTCCACCCCAACTTCGTCAAGGGAATCACTTTCAGGAACGTCGACTGTAGTTTCTACCACGCCGTCTCCATTGGCAGGGACAAGCGAGCTCCTCGAATATGTTCTTCCGGAAACACCCTCGCCTTGTGCGAGCAAGCTGGTCAGGCGCGCCCACAAGCATGCCTCTCAAAGCCAAAGGGCTATCCCGTATAATCGAATAACTAAGGAGTTTGCTCGGCTGAACCGGTCGCCTAAATTTGCAGAGCTTATTCAGAAGGCTTGTGGTGAGATATCGCCTAGGGAAACGAAGGAGGCTGTTAGGGGGGTTCCAAATGAACCAAGCAATGAGGACAACGAGCACTCagggggaaaagaagacCATCACCAAGAGACCGACGGGCGACAGCCGATGCTGCCAGAGAAATCTACGGCAGACGATGCACATTCTTCAGAATCAGCGAGATCACCGCCACCGTCACCACCATCGCCGTCACCACCGCCGTCGTTTACCCCCAAGCGCCGCACGATACAAGAGATATTTTACGATATGGAAAAGGTAATGAGAAACTCCTACAAAGCCGAAATGGGACACGCATACATTCTCTACGACGATCTGAACCAAGACCCCACATTCAAGCTGGGCTCATCTACGCAAATCCCCCAGCGAATGAAATCCCATAAACTCAAATGTCGCCCTTCATGGCGCTCTATCCAACGACCTGCCGGGATTATCCTGGCCCCCATGCGCCTCGAACGTCTGGCGCAAAAAGAGCTGCAGAACTTCAAGTGTGATGTGCAGTGCCACTGTGGTACCGGACACACTGAATACTTCTGGGGCTCAAAGGATGTTGGAGTTGAGGTGCTTGACTTTTGGTCTGAGTGGCTgcaaggcaaaggcaagggaGAGCTGAAAGATCTGGAGCCTTACGACCGCAGCGGCAGACTCAAGGACTTCTGGACAGATCGACTAGATTTGTTCCAGGCCTCAATCAACGAGTACTTCAGATGCGGCGATTCTCAATGCGCGGAGAGTCAGGAAGACGCACGCGCCTGCCAGGCCTGCCTGCgagcaggatggaaaagatGGGCAGAGCCAACACGCGCCGACGAGCTCAAATACGCCTGTCGAATGAGCATTTCATCTACAACAATCCGGCGCATAATCCAGAGCACCACCAGCCGCAGTATCTTTGGAATATCCTTTCTGATGTTTATCGTCTCTCTGATCAGTCACACAGTCTCCGCGTGGCAATGGATATCCGACCCGCGTGTTTTTCTCTGGGTCATACCACTGAGGTTAGGGAGTAGCTGGATTGGGCCCGGAGGCCGATTACCTGATCTAGCCTCTCCCAGGCTTCTATGGATTCTTGATATGACACTTATCATAGTTTGCATTTATACTCGACTTCAACAAGATGGTGCTGCTCGTTTCACGTTTCTCGTTCCACATCCGAGTCCGAATCCAAGCCCGGGGTTCAAAAAAGCTAAGGGGAAGAAGCGGCCAAGTTTGGACGCAGGAGATACCCTTGAGCAAGAAGGTGAGGTTGAAGATCCTGCAGTTGGTGATGTCGAGTCCAGTAATGGGCGGATTATGAAAGACAGCCAGTCTGAGTTAGGGGGACACTTAGAATGTAATGCAATAGGACGTTCATGA
- a CDS encoding NAD(P)/FAD-dependent oxidoreductase (transcript_id=CADANIAT00008260): MDIPTECTVLVVGGGPGGSYAASVLAREGISTILLEADTFPRTELHSATTASLRHAQLNRPDTNFLAFGGHAWNVIRSESDQLLFEHAKTCGARVYDQTKVESIEFQNPFGLNGPRGSGFTSNQATNLGRPVSAAWSRKDKTTGTIRFKYLIDASGRAGLISTKYMKNRKFNKGLKNLAIWGYFENAGSYGEGTPAVGGPFFPRLEDGSGWAWFIPLHNGTTSVGIVMEQSSFTTKKKAMTNPSTRGFLIEHIKYAPGISDLLSKATLVSEVKSATDWSYSASTYAAPYIRIVGDAGCFIDPLFSSGVHLALTGALSAAASICAVLRGDCDEDIAAGWHSQKIRETYTRFLLVVTSAYAQIRGQERPVLNEYDEKTFDRAFSFFRPIIQGTVEVGGTRLTREEVAQSVGFCMQVIRKVNGAIDGETPDVEDQYGEQTCDRIKKAELKAGLDKFSADAVLGMTVNLQRGALGLVKVG, from the exons ATGGATATCCCAACTGAGTGCACCGTGCTGGTTGTTGGCGGCGGACCAGGCGGCTCATATGCCGCGTCGGTGTTGGCACGAGAGGGTATATCGACGATCCTGCTTGAAGCGGATACGTTCCCTAG AACGGAGCTTCATTCAGCTACAACAGCAAGCCTGCGGCAT GCCCAGCTGAACCGCCCAGACACCAACTTCCTCGCATTTGGCGGCCACGCCTGGAACGTCATCCGCTCTGAATCCGACCAGCTACTCTTTGAACACGCCAAAACCTGCGGCGCTAGAGTCTACGACCAAACAAAGGTTGAGAGTATTGAGTTCCAGAACCCCTTCGGTCTGAACGGTCCCCGTGGTTCGGGCTTTACTTCCAATCAGGCAACAAACCTGGGCCGTCCAGTTTCTGCGGCATGGAGCCGCAAGGACAAGACAACCGGGACGATCAGATTCAAGTACTTGATCGACGCGAGCGGTCGGGCCGGTCTAATCAGCACAAAGTACATGAAGAACCGGAAATTCAACAAGGGTCTGAAGAACCTAGCTATCTGGGGGTATTTTGAGAATGCGGGAAGCTACGGAGAAGGAACACCTGCTGTGGGAGGTCCTTTCTTTCCTCGCCTTGAAG ATGGGAGCGGCTGGGCCTGGTTCATTCCTCTCCACAATGGAACCACCTCTGTCGGAATCGTGATGGAGCAGAGTAGTTTTACGACTAAGAAAAAGGCCATGACGAATCCGAGCACTCGTGGCTTTCTCATCGAGCACATAAAATACGCCCCAGGAATTTCAGATTTACTCTCAAAAGCGACTCTCGTTTCCGAAGTCAAATCCGCAACGGATTGGTCCTACAGCGCTTCGACTTATGCTGCTCCTTATATTCGGATTGTCGGAGACGCTGGGTGCTTCATTGACCCACTGTTTTCGTCTGGCGTGCATCTTGCGCTTACGGGCGCTCTATCCGCTGCAGCGAGTATCTGTGCTGTGCTCAGGGGGGACtgtgatgaggatattgctGCCGGATGGCACAGCCAGAAGATCCGCGAGACTTACACGAGGTTTTTGCTAGTTGTTACAAGTGCGTATGCGCAGATCCGTGGGCAAGAGCGGCCTGTGCTAAATGAGTATGACGAGAAGACTTTCGATCGGGCATTCAGTTTCTTCCGGCCTA TCATCCAGGGAACCGTTGAAGTTGGAGGTACGAGGTTGACGAGAGAAGAGGTCGCTCAGTCAGTAGGCTTTTGCATGCAGGTTATTCGCAAGGTCAATGGAGCAATTGACGGTGAAACGCCCGATGTGGAAGACCAGTACGGTGAGCAGACCTGTGATcggatcaagaaggccgagCTCAAGGCTGGTCTGGATAAGTTTAGCGCAGATGCTGTGCTGGGAATGACGGTGAATCTGCAGCGGGGCGCTCTAGGGCTGGTGAAGGTCGGCTAA